The following are encoded in a window of Fulvia fulva chromosome 7, complete sequence genomic DNA:
- a CDS encoding MFS-type transporter ucsM, with protein MASKDAISSDVRDSLSPSGEEDRKASAEINLYHDALAAAGDYQGKPTEVELKTLRRVPGKMPTIAYLICTVEFCERASYYGVQQLIGNFVNRPLPEGGNGYGAPPRGTQETAGALGLGGVKANAVSQSFSMLVYVLPVLFGWLADTRVGRFKLICWGVLAFGVAHVLMCVSAAKPLLADGSAVTPYLLSLYILAIGAAMFKPNVSPLLLDQMVTRVPKVVTAKNGETVIEDPEATTERVMLWFYLLINVGGFMGVATTYAEKYVGFWLAFLLPLLLYLPLPLLLWFLKPRLVHHPPGGNELGRVFRIIAVSLRRGGLSKIGRHGFWDLAKPSNIAAAGLSIQTSWNDEFVEDVRRAFQATGMFCFFPIQYLNDNGIGGAAGYLSTMLTTNGVPNDVVQNFNSLSIILAIPVFNYGIYPFFRKVKFHYGPVSRIVTGLAMSTIGGVGYTVLNYYAYQQSPCGDYGSTDCTVGTGVAPITIWWMAIPYGLGGISEILVNVPAYGIAYSRAPANMRGLVSAMNLFNTGVAYAIGLACSSVIRDPYLTWDFGGVAIAGAILTVVFYVLFRHIDKEEYTLNDAEENAVSRKLSVNPNDPVMSMDPEKTISTI; from the exons ATGG CGAGTAAGGACGCCATTTCCAGCGATGTCCGGGACTCACTGTCTCCCTCTGGAGAGGAGGACAGAAAAGCTTCGGCCGAGATTAATCTCTACCATGATGCTCTGGCTGCAGCTGGAGACTACCAGGGCAAGCCAACAGAGGTCGAGCTCAAGACTCTTCGACGAGTTCCAGGCAAGATGCCTACCATCGCCTACCTCATCTGTACAGTGGAGTTCTGCGAGCGGGCGTCCTACTATGGTGTCCAACAGCTCATCGGCAACTTCGTGAATCGGCCGCTACCTGAAGGTGGCAATGGGTACGGAGCTCCTCCAAGAGGCACACAAGAGACTGCTGGTGCGCTGGGTCTTGGCGGTGTCAAGGCCAATGCTGTCTCGCAGTCCTTCTCCATGCTTGTGTACGTCCTGCCCGTCCTCTTCGGATGGCTCGCGGATACCCGTGTTGGTCGCTTCAAGCTCATCTGCTGGGGTGTGTTGGCCTTCGGTGTTGCCCACGTCCTCATGTGCGTCTCTGCCGCGAAGCCGCTGCTCGCGGACGGCAGCGCTGTGACGCCGTACCTGCTCTCGCTCTACATTCTGGCAATCGGTGCTG CGATGTTCAAGCCCAACGTGTCCCCCCTCCTGCTGGACCAGATGGTCACCCGAGTGCCGAAGGTCGTCACAGCCAAGAATGGCGAAACAGTGATCGAAGACCCCGAGGCGACAACAGAGAGAGTCATGTTGTGGTTCTATCTCCTGATCAACGTTGGAGGTTTCATGGGGGTTGCAACGACCTACGCCGAGAAGTACGTCGGATTCTGGCTGGCATTTCTGCTCCCACTGCTACTATACCTGCCTTTGCCACTTCTTCTCTGGTTCCTTAAGCCACGCCTGGTCCACCACCCACCTGGAGGTAACGAACTCGGCCGCGTGTTCAGAATAATCGCAGTGTCTTTGCGCCGTGGTGGGCTCAGCAAGATTGGAAGACACGGATTCTGGGATCTCGCTAAGCCAAGCAACATTGCCGCGGCCGGTCTTAGCATTCAGACCTCATGGAACGACGAGTTCGTTGAGGATGTGAGACGTGCATTCCAGGCCACTGGAATGTTCTGTTTCTTTCCAATCCAGTACCTCAACGACAACGGTATCGGCGGCGCAGCGGGCTACCTGTCTACTATGTTGACAACCAACGGTGTCCCCAACGACGTCGTCCAGAACTTCAACAGCTTGAGCATCATCCTCGCCATCCCAGTCTTCAACTATGGAATCTATCCGTTCTTCCGCAAAGTGAAGTTTCACTACGGACCTGTGTCTCGTATTGTCACTGGTCTCGCTATGTCTACCATTGGCGGCGTGGGTTACACCGTGCTGAACTACTACGCCTACCAGCAGTCTCCCTGCGGCGACTATGGCTCAACCGACTGCACTGTCGGCACTGGCGTTGCTCCTATTACCATTTGGTGGATGGCTATACCATACGGCCTCGGCGGTATCTCTGAGATTCTCGTCAACGTCCCAGCTTACGGTATCGCGTACTCCCGCGCACCGGCTAACATGAGAGGCTTGGTCTCGGCCATGAACTTGTTCAACACCGGAGTCGCATACGCCATCGGCTTGGCCTGCTCTTCAGTCATTCGCGATCCTTACCTCACTTGGGATTTTGGTGGTGTCGCTATTGCTGGTGCTATCCTGACTGTCGTCTTTTATGTCTTGTTCCGACATATCGACAAGGAGGAATACACGCTTAATGATGCCGAGGAGAACGCTGTGTCAAGGAAGCTTTCGGTTAACCCAAATGACCCTGTGATGTCAATGGATCCGGAGAAGACGATCTCGACGATCTAA
- a CDS encoding Dehydrogenase xptC yields the protein MVFLALAATVTFLSSCLLHVFAASTPAEYDYVIVGGGVTGLVVTSRLSEDANVTVLVIESGESVDTDGTMIPYKANDLTASAGLTWSDLKTQPEPASGNSTFNVSVAKVLGGGSVINGMVYDRGSPADYDAWEALGNEGWGWDGVLPYFKKGTTFQAPSAEVADSFNITWDPEVYGSGPLAVSISDTQYPDIKGYWDAWKATGVHVPIDGNSGEAYGPSWYPNTMDKNTGRRAHARYAYIDPVAQRSNLEILTQTTVEKVILESDTNTATGVRVINHIDNRTSVIKARKEVILAAGAVQTPKLLQLSGVRPRAILESAAVDVKVELDAVGSNFQDHPYATV from the exons ATGGTGTTCCTAGCCCTGGCGGCTACTGTGACTTTTCTGAGCTCCTGCTTGCTGCATGTCTTTGCTGCATCAACGCCAGCAGAATATGACTACGTAATCGTGGGCGGTGGAGTCACGGGCTTGGTGGTGACCAGCCGTCTCAGCGAAGATGCCAATG TGACCGTACTTGTTATTGAGAGCGGCGAGTCGGTCGACACTGATGGCACGATGATTCCATACAAGGCCAACGATCTGACTGCAAGCGCTGGCCTTACCTGGTCTGATCTTAAGACTCAGCCCGAGCCCGCATCCGGCAACTCTACATTCAATGTATCTGTGGCCAAAGTTCTGGGAGGGGGCTCTGTCATTAATGGCATGGTGTACGATCGTGGCTCCCCTGCTGACTACGATGCCTGGGAAGCACTTGGAAACGAAGGGTGGGGTTGGGATGGCGTGCTGCCCTACTTCAAGAAAG GCACCACTTTCCAAGCTCCATCCGCAGAAGTCGCTGATAGCTTCAACATCACCTGGGATCCCGAAGTATATGGAAGCGGCCCGCTGGCCGTGAGCATCAGCGACACGCAGTATCCCGACATCAAGGGTTACTGGGATGCGTGGAAAGCCACTGGAGTTCATGTGCCGATCGACGGAAATAGTGGCGAAGCATATGGACCTTCATGGTATCCTAATACTATGGACAAGAACACAGGCCGCCGAGCTCATGCACGATATGCCTACATCGACCCTGTCGCTCAGCGCAGCAACTTGGAGATCCTCACTCAGACCACAGTCGAGAAAGTGATCCTCGAGAGCGATACCAACACTGCGACTGGCGTACGGGTCATCAACCACATCGACAATCGAACTTCAGTTATCAAAGCCAGGAAAGAGGTCATACTTGCCGCCGGTGCCGTTCAGACGCCGAAGCTCTTGCAGCTTAGTGGTGTCAGACCAAGAGCAATCCTCGAGTCTGCCGCAGTAGATGTGAAGGTTGAGCTCGATGCCGTCGGTTCGAATTTCCAGGACCATCCCTACGCTACTGTGTAA